The following proteins are encoded in a genomic region of Fervidobacterium pennivorans DSM 9078:
- a CDS encoding SDR family NAD(P)-dependent oxidoreductase — translation MRKEYNGCSVRRYWSQYKWSNIFEMIRNMSSKPKKCSDRFDGKLVVITGATSGIGYETAKKYASNGANLLTINRNKAKSEALCKEISERYGTKCSYIIANLSKIKDIKNVVEKLNSLDSKIDVLIHNAGLYLNKLTITEDGFETNFVVHYLAPFIINYSLIEKLKKDNSTRIVLVSSEGYRFSAWGICLDDLNWQKRKYSGLKAYGAAKLAQILSMHIFAEIFISNNLNVTINAMHPGFVRTNTGQDNGPVYKFFKKNFLDKISRDPSESAEALYYLGVSKEVEGITDKFFHYTKIEELAPPAKDIELARNLWKKTLEIMKDACGF, via the coding sequence ATGAGGAAAGAATATAATGGTTGCTCAGTAAGAAGATATTGGTCCCAGTACAAATGGTCAAACATATTTGAGATGATACGGAATATGTCCAGCAAGCCAAAAAAATGTTCAGATAGGTTCGACGGAAAACTTGTTGTTATAACAGGAGCAACATCGGGTATAGGTTATGAAACAGCAAAAAAGTACGCTTCAAACGGTGCAAATTTACTTACAATAAACAGAAATAAAGCTAAATCGGAGGCTCTATGCAAGGAAATATCGGAACGTTATGGAACAAAATGTAGTTACATAATTGCTAATTTAAGCAAAATAAAAGATATCAAAAATGTCGTAGAAAAATTAAATTCGCTCGATTCAAAAATAGACGTTCTTATTCACAACGCTGGTTTGTATCTCAATAAACTGACTATTACAGAGGATGGTTTCGAAACAAACTTTGTCGTACATTATCTCGCCCCGTTTATAATAAATTACTCTCTAATTGAAAAGCTAAAGAAAGATAATTCAACCCGTATAGTATTAGTTAGCTCTGAAGGATACAGATTTTCAGCATGGGGAATATGCTTAGATGATTTGAACTGGCAAAAGAGAAAATATTCAGGCTTAAAAGCATATGGAGCTGCAAAACTTGCTCAAATTTTGAGTATGCATATTTTTGCAGAAATTTTCATTTCTAATAACCTCAATGTTACCATTAATGCTATGCACCCAGGCTTTGTAAGAACAAACACCGGTCAGGACAATGGACCTGTATATAAATTTTTCAAAAAGAATTTTTTAGATAAAATATCCCGAGATCCTTCAGAGTCAGCAGAAGCACTTTATTATCTAGGAGTATCTAAAGAAGTCGAAGGAATAACAGATAAATTCTTCCATTACACTAAAATTGAAGAACTAGCACCTCCTGCAAAAGATATCGAATTAGCAAGGAATTTGTGGAAAAAAACATTAGAAATTATGAAAGACGCTTGTGGTTTTTAG
- a CDS encoding nuclear transport factor 2 family protein — MDMTKQKNQSDNEYAIKSLEQLIQLWTKTYNDEGKPDWSHLLPYYDENIHFRDTVQEIYGIDEFKAMVERLTKRSKELHMKILNAVMEGNIIFVEWNMIINFRKTKTSVVHGTSRLILNEKGKIIDQRDYYDLWGDIFDNIPIFGKIYRKFMKRVFG, encoded by the coding sequence ATGGATATGACAAAACAAAAAAATCAAAGTGATAATGAATACGCGATAAAATCATTAGAACAGTTAATCCAATTGTGGACAAAGACGTACAACGATGAAGGTAAGCCCGATTGGTCGCATCTTTTACCTTATTATGATGAAAATATACATTTTAGGGACACTGTTCAAGAAATATATGGTATCGATGAGTTCAAAGCTATGGTCGAGCGTTTAACAAAGCGCTCTAAAGAGCTGCATATGAAAATTTTAAACGCAGTTATGGAAGGTAATATCATCTTTGTAGAGTGGAATATGATTATAAACTTCAGAAAGACTAAAACATCAGTAGTTCACGGTACAAGTAGACTTATTCTCAATGAGAAAGGAAAGATAATAGATCAAAGGGATTACTACGACTTATGGGGTGATATATTCGACAATATCCCAATATTTGGTAAAATTTATAGAAAATTCATGAAAAGGGTGTTTGGATGA
- the istA gene encoding IS21 family transposase yields the protein MQNLTAHLNMIRAMKMKPNFSELARIYGMDRRTVKKYYEGYEGKPKNRNKPSKLDKYYDEIKSKLAIKGVTVKGVYEYLKSKDETIGTYSNFNKYVKKKGLKPEKKVKGHPRFETDPGEQAQVDWKENIKLVSRNGEEFVINVLDFKLGYSRYCCFEINRTKTQEELIESLIRIFKDIGGVPKEILFDNAAAVVDITGEKIKVNSRFKSFAKDFGFEVKLCKPRHSYTKGKVEAANKFIDWILPYQGEFETEEDLARIIKEINAKVNMQPNQTTQVPPALLFQKEKEYLQPLPDKRLIESYLNSYKSVKVQKDSLIYYKGSKYSVPPEYIGKTVQVKEVENKIYIYYNTNLLRIHVIDEKSINYHDEDYKQLMLMRVGQKEELNKICEENVKKFDNLLKN from the coding sequence ATGCAGAACTTAACAGCACATTTAAACATGATAAGGGCGATGAAAATGAAACCTAACTTTTCAGAACTTGCAAGAATATATGGGATGGATAGAAGAACAGTTAAAAAATATTATGAGGGTTATGAAGGAAAACCTAAGAATAGAAATAAACCAAGTAAATTGGACAAATACTATGATGAGATAAAATCAAAGCTTGCTATCAAAGGAGTTACAGTCAAGGGTGTTTATGAGTATTTAAAATCAAAAGATGAGACAATAGGAACATACTCAAATTTCAATAAGTATGTTAAGAAAAAAGGATTAAAGCCAGAGAAGAAAGTAAAAGGTCACCCAAGATTTGAGACAGATCCAGGTGAGCAAGCGCAAGTTGATTGGAAAGAGAATATAAAGCTTGTCTCAAGAAATGGAGAGGAGTTTGTTATTAATGTTCTTGATTTTAAATTAGGTTATTCAAGATATTGCTGCTTTGAGATAAACAGGACAAAAACTCAAGAAGAATTAATAGAAAGTCTAATAAGAATATTCAAAGATATAGGCGGAGTACCTAAAGAGATTTTATTTGACAATGCAGCAGCAGTTGTTGATATAACAGGTGAGAAAATTAAAGTAAATTCAAGATTTAAAAGTTTTGCAAAAGACTTTGGGTTTGAAGTGAAACTGTGCAAACCAAGACATTCGTACACAAAAGGAAAAGTTGAAGCAGCAAACAAGTTTATAGATTGGATACTGCCATATCAGGGTGAATTTGAAACAGAAGAGGACTTAGCAAGGATAATAAAAGAGATAAACGCAAAGGTCAATATGCAGCCAAATCAAACAACTCAAGTCCCACCTGCTCTTCTGTTTCAAAAAGAAAAAGAGTATTTACAACCCTTGCCAGACAAAAGGTTAATAGAGAGTTACCTAAATTCCTACAAGTCAGTTAAAGTCCAAAAGGACTCTCTGATTTACTACAAGGGAAGTAAATACTCTGTTCCACCCGAATACATAGGAAAAACAGTCCAAGTAAAGGAGGTGGAAAACAAAATTTATATTTATTATAACACAAACCTGTTAAGGATACATGTTATTGATGAAAAAAGTATCAATTATCACGATGAAGATTACAAACAGCTAATGCTAATGAGAGTTGGTCAAAAAGAAGAGCTTAACAAGATATGTGAGGAGAACGTAAAGAAATTTGATAATCTGTTGAAAAACTAA
- a CDS encoding aromatic ring-hydroxylating oxygenase subunit alpha — protein MIKNQWYVVLSSSELKKGQLIGLTRFGEKLAMWRDEKGDVHCISDICCHRGASLSHGKLLANGERLMCPFHGFEYDPTGKVQAIPSNGRTAPVPENFKVKSYKTYELADFIWIWYGDNDPPSPPSYFDDIDDSLVYSQFSEIWNVHYSRAIENQLDPIHVPFVHYNTIGRGNRTVADGPIVKWINDTMFYFYVFNRVDDGTPARKPEEMEISEMSKVYLEFKFPNIWQNHIHEKLRVTAAFVPIDDEHTLIYLRFYVGFTKIKFIDKLISLLGMPFNRKVLHQDKAVVETQIPKKSELKMSENLINGDLPILEYRKKREKLKSVIND, from the coding sequence ATGATTAAAAATCAATGGTATGTTGTTTTGTCTTCAAGTGAATTAAAGAAAGGGCAATTGATTGGGTTAACAAGGTTTGGTGAAAAACTTGCGATGTGGCGTGACGAAAAGGGAGATGTGCACTGTATATCTGATATATGTTGTCATCGAGGTGCTTCTCTATCTCATGGTAAACTCCTTGCTAATGGTGAAAGATTAATGTGTCCTTTCCATGGTTTTGAGTATGATCCGACTGGAAAGGTTCAGGCTATACCATCAAATGGTCGAACAGCACCAGTTCCAGAAAATTTCAAAGTGAAATCATACAAAACATATGAACTTGCTGATTTTATCTGGATATGGTATGGAGATAACGATCCGCCTTCACCACCAAGTTACTTTGACGATATAGATGATTCATTAGTTTATAGCCAATTCAGTGAAATTTGGAATGTCCATTACAGCAGAGCTATAGAAAATCAGCTTGATCCCATACATGTTCCTTTTGTTCATTATAATACCATTGGTCGCGGAAATAGAACAGTAGCTGATGGCCCTATTGTGAAATGGATTAACGATACTATGTTTTATTTCTACGTTTTTAATAGAGTTGATGATGGGACCCCTGCAAGAAAACCTGAGGAAATGGAAATTTCTGAAATGAGCAAAGTGTACCTTGAGTTTAAATTTCCAAATATTTGGCAAAATCACATACATGAAAAATTGAGAGTAACAGCCGCTTTTGTTCCTATCGATGATGAACATACTCTGATATATCTTCGTTTCTACGTAGGATTTACGAAAATCAAATTTATAGACAAGCTTATATCTTTACTTGGTATGCCATTCAACAGGAAAGTATTGCACCAAGATAAAGCTGTTGTTGAAACACAGATTCCTAAGAAATCAGAGCTCAAGATGTCAGAGAATCTAATAAACGGTGATTTACCCATCCTAGAATACAGAAAGAAAAGAGAAAAATTGAAGAGTGTTATTAATGATTAA
- a CDS encoding ABC transporter ATP-binding protein, with protein MKGKKLRIMRMTHIKLAILTTLSLILSSFFYSRRVTLLQNAIDTALQNKGLSAFLGNVILFLGFLILTIAFDFIASFVSAVNKVGMFRNLVESQIKLMLNADTNDLKRKNTGEIITRVFDDGWYVIDIYAQALPELISLSFKVALLVVAFYQLSPWLLLIALLLSPIYGFPISTSRKKIKDYQQKERSSFEECVKFINETMSGINVIKAFESKNVFYKEFGKRSNLWMSALNNLFNVIAKTESLFPFLNGLLPITVVTLSSILVARGKITIGSAISFYYFVSGFYGSVSGVYSSALDFIRLGIYRRRIQEIAQLNPEKEGKKVLRDIKEIRLQNVSFNYPDGKEILTDLNLRIKRGDKIAIVGASGVGKSTLVSLFNRLLSPTKGKILINNIPIEEFSLSSLRKSIILVRSNDMLFDTSIRNNITFFEHFPKEEIEKVLKICECDFVERLENGIDTPVGEKGAKLSDGQRQRILLAGALLRKPEVLILDEATSGIDSETEERILERILKEINTVIIISHRLSTVRKASKIILMNGGKVEAEGTHEELMEKSPLYRNIVKNQLVM; from the coding sequence TTGAAAGGGAAAAAACTGCGCATTATGAGAATGACACACATAAAACTTGCCATTTTAACAACCTTGAGTTTGATCCTCTCGAGCTTCTTCTATTCCAGAAGAGTCACTCTGCTGCAAAACGCTATTGACACGGCTTTACAAAATAAAGGGCTGTCAGCCTTTCTGGGCAATGTCATACTGTTTCTTGGATTTCTCATACTGACGATCGCTTTCGACTTTATCGCCAGTTTCGTCTCTGCCGTTAACAAAGTGGGAATGTTCAGGAACCTGGTGGAGAGTCAGATAAAACTGATGCTCAACGCCGATACAAACGATTTGAAAAGAAAAAACACGGGTGAAATAATAACACGGGTATTCGATGACGGGTGGTATGTAATTGATATATACGCTCAGGCACTTCCGGAACTGATATCTCTATCTTTCAAAGTGGCTTTACTTGTGGTTGCATTTTACCAGCTCAGCCCCTGGCTTCTTCTGATAGCACTGTTGCTATCTCCTATATACGGCTTCCCTATATCCACCTCCCGAAAAAAAATAAAGGATTATCAACAAAAAGAACGTTCAAGCTTTGAAGAGTGCGTCAAGTTCATAAACGAGACTATGAGCGGAATCAACGTTATCAAAGCGTTTGAATCCAAGAATGTGTTCTATAAAGAATTTGGAAAGCGCTCAAACCTCTGGATGAGCGCCCTGAACAATCTGTTCAATGTGATAGCAAAGACAGAGAGTCTCTTCCCGTTTCTGAATGGTCTGCTTCCAATAACCGTTGTTACCTTGTCCTCCATTCTCGTTGCAAGAGGAAAGATAACGATCGGAAGTGCGATCTCCTTTTACTATTTCGTAAGTGGCTTCTACGGCTCTGTAAGCGGTGTCTACAGCTCTGCTCTGGACTTCATAAGGTTGGGGATATACAGAAGACGTATCCAAGAGATTGCTCAACTCAATCCTGAAAAAGAAGGTAAAAAAGTGCTCAGAGACATCAAGGAAATACGTTTGCAAAATGTCTCTTTCAACTATCCTGATGGTAAAGAGATTCTCACTGACCTGAATCTCAGAATAAAACGGGGTGACAAAATCGCCATAGTAGGGGCTTCGGGGGTAGGAAAAAGCACTCTTGTTTCTCTGTTCAACCGTCTCCTCTCACCCACAAAGGGTAAAATCCTGATCAACAACATTCCCATCGAGGAGTTCTCTCTCTCCTCTCTCAGAAAAAGTATCATCCTTGTTCGATCAAACGACATGCTCTTCGACACCTCAATAAGAAACAACATCACCTTCTTCGAACACTTCCCCAAAGAAGAGATAGAGAAAGTCCTCAAAATATGTGAGTGTGATTTTGTGGAAAGGCTGGAAAACGGAATAGACACCCCTGTTGGAGAGAAAGGTGCAAAACTCTCAGATGGCCAGAGGCAGAGAATACTTCTTGCAGGAGCTCTTTTGAGAAAGCCAGAAGTGTTGATTCTGGATGAAGCCACCTCTGGCATAGACAGTGAAACAGAAGAGAGAATTCTTGAAAGAATCCTGAAAGAAATAAACACCGTAATCATCATCTCCCACAGACTTTCTACAGTGAGGAAAGCAAGCAAGATCATTTTAATGAACGGCGGAAAGGTGGAAGCTGAAGGAACACATGAAGAACTCATGGAAAAATCTCCTCTCTACAGAAATATCGTGAAAAACCAGCTTGTGATGTAG
- a CDS encoding ABC transporter ATP-binding protein produces the protein MKFFSLPEHIRESIRKFERKYRGYYPLFFFLEALFLIFNILTPLLIKSTIDSAFYKGSVREILLFAGLYLLVLILQSFVMYKLNYSAARYLVNNSRIRETRSTYAKLLSLPLDHLSPQNAGDYLSVFTRDIPKAVSGIYLGRLQILFNLGFFAVVLVVLFFLNVKLTIAVLVSIFLFYLSTLFFKKLVIRTSQKDQESYQTFMKRAREVIEGTSTLKQFSASSLLKNFLDSSAREWSRANIKYSVASELSNTNIDMNRWIGSTLVLAFGIYLLWKEEISVGTLVAFQAYMNWIYDTVRMVLTGLTTFFSSLPNWENFTRIFSLPFEKTSGRNLEEFEKLEAEHVEFSYSGNTVLTNIDMKIKRGDKIAIVGASGVGKSTLVSLFNRLLSPTKGKILINNIPIEEYSLSSLRKSIILVRSNDMLFDTSIRNNITFFEHFPKEEIEKVLKICECDFVERLENGIDTPVGEKGAKLSDGQRQRILLARALLRKPEVLILDEATSGIDSETEERILERILKEINTVIIISHRLSTIKKARKVYVLDSGRILDSGTHEELMSRCERYRELLEKQFIKK, from the coding sequence ATGAAGTTCTTTTCACTTCCTGAACATATCAGAGAGAGCATAAGAAAATTTGAAAGAAAATACAGAGGATACTATCCACTTTTCTTTTTTCTTGAAGCGCTGTTTCTGATTTTCAACATTCTCACCCCTCTTCTCATCAAAAGCACCATCGATAGTGCTTTTTACAAAGGAAGTGTCAGGGAGATTTTGCTCTTTGCAGGCCTGTATCTCCTCGTTCTGATTCTTCAGTCCTTTGTGATGTACAAACTCAACTATTCAGCAGCCAGATATCTGGTCAATAACTCACGCATCAGAGAAACAAGGAGCACCTATGCAAAGCTTCTATCTCTTCCCCTCGATCATCTGAGTCCTCAAAACGCAGGTGATTATCTCTCTGTGTTCACACGGGACATACCAAAGGCAGTTTCAGGGATATACCTTGGAAGATTACAGATTTTATTCAATCTGGGATTTTTCGCCGTTGTTCTTGTGGTGCTCTTCTTCCTAAACGTGAAGCTAACCATCGCTGTTCTTGTAAGTATTTTTCTGTTTTATCTGTCGACTCTTTTCTTCAAAAAACTCGTCATCAGGACCTCTCAGAAAGATCAGGAGAGCTATCAAACGTTTATGAAGAGAGCAAGAGAGGTGATCGAAGGAACTTCAACTCTCAAACAGTTCTCTGCTTCTTCACTGCTCAAAAATTTTCTTGACTCAAGTGCCAGGGAGTGGAGCAGAGCAAATATTAAGTACAGTGTGGCAAGTGAACTATCAAACACAAACATCGATATGAACAGGTGGATAGGGAGCACCCTTGTACTTGCCTTTGGAATATACCTTCTCTGGAAAGAGGAAATAAGTGTCGGAACTCTTGTTGCCTTTCAAGCCTACATGAACTGGATATACGACACCGTGAGAATGGTGCTCACAGGTTTGACTACGTTCTTCTCCTCGCTACCAAACTGGGAAAACTTCACGAGAATCTTCTCGCTGCCTTTTGAGAAAACAAGTGGAAGGAACCTGGAAGAGTTCGAAAAACTGGAAGCTGAACACGTCGAATTCAGCTATAGCGGAAACACAGTACTCACCAATATAGATATGAAAATAAAACGGGGTGATAAAATCGCCATAGTAGGGGCTTCGGGAGTAGGAAAAAGCACTCTTGTTTCTCTGTTCAACCGTCTCCTCTCACCCACAAAGGGTAAAATCCTGATCAACAACATTCCCATCGAGGAGTACTCTCTCTCCTCTCTCAGAAAAAGTATCATCCTTGTTCGATCAAACGACATGCTCTTCGACACCTCAATAAGAAACAACATCACCTTCTTCGAACACTTCCCCAAAGAAGAGATAGAGAAAGTCCTCAAAATATGTGAGTGTGATTTTGTGGAAAGGCTGGAAAACGGAATAGACACCCCTGTTGGAGAGAAAGGTGCAAAACTCTCAGATGGCCAGAGGCAGAGAATACTTCTTGCAAGAGCTCTTTTGAGAAAGCCAGAAGTGTTGATTCTGGATGAAGCCACCTCTGGCATAGACAGTGAAACAGAAGAGAGAATACTTGAAAGAATCCTGAAAGAAATAAACACCGTAATCATCATCTCCCACAGACTTTCTACAATAAAAAAGGCCAGGAAGGTATATGTCCTGGACAGCGGACGTATCCTGGACTCTGGAACTCATGAAGAACTGATGAGCAGATGTGAAAGATACAGAGAGCTTCTAGAAAAACAGTTCATAAAGAAGTGA
- the istB gene encoding IS21-like element ISCbe3 family helper ATPase IstB: protein MSNYVKLLNNLEELGLHNIKNNLDKYLDLVASGEKSMTDALYELSNLEIKAKEERAILGCVRVANFPFIKGIEDFDFSFQPSINKQQIMDLMSLRFLEGNENILFVGTPGVGKTHLATAIGIECAKRRYSTYFIHFQELIAQLKKALLENRLEYRLKHFSKYKVLIIDEIGYLPIDNDGANLFFQLISSRYEKSSTIITTNVVFSEWGEIFGGATIANAILDRLLHHSYVIFIKGPSYRLQSKTVYFSNTNQQN from the coding sequence ATGAGCAACTATGTGAAACTACTTAACAACTTAGAAGAGTTAGGTCTTCACAACATAAAGAATAATCTTGACAAATACTTAGATTTAGTGGCAAGCGGAGAAAAGAGTATGACAGATGCATTGTATGAACTTAGCAACTTAGAGATAAAAGCCAAAGAAGAAAGGGCTATATTAGGATGTGTGAGGGTGGCAAATTTCCCATTTATAAAAGGTATAGAAGATTTTGATTTTTCATTTCAGCCAAGTATAAACAAGCAACAGATAATGGACTTAATGAGTTTGAGATTTTTAGAGGGTAATGAAAATATACTATTTGTCGGAACACCAGGGGTAGGGAAAACGCATCTAGCCACAGCAATAGGTATAGAGTGTGCAAAACGAAGGTATTCAACGTATTTTATACATTTTCAAGAGTTAATAGCTCAGCTAAAGAAAGCATTATTGGAGAACAGATTAGAGTACAGACTTAAGCATTTTTCGAAATACAAAGTTTTAATAATAGATGAGATAGGTTATTTGCCAATAGACAATGATGGAGCAAATTTATTTTTCCAGCTGATATCAAGCAGATATGAGAAGAGCAGCACAATAATAACAACTAATGTTGTATTTTCAGAGTGGGGAGAGATATTTGGTGGAGCGACGATAGCAAATGCAATTTTGGATAGGCTACTCCATCATTCTTACGTGATTTTCATAAAAGGTCCTTCATACAGATTGCAGTCAAAAACAGTATATTTTAGCAACACAAACCAGCAAAACTAA
- a CDS encoding phytoene desaturase family protein, protein MLKKQRKKVIIVGGGISGLTASVYLARKGHNVTLFEKNEKCGGLVNTFEYNGFKLEGGARALVNAGVIIPMIEDLGLDIEILKNPITIGIEDKILRVNGVESLEEYAKILEDIYPEANKEIDELIYVEKEILEYMKILYGVDNPLFSFNKIKEEGKLLEMMPRYLIWFFKFLKTIKKINELNDPVEDYISKFIKNASLKDIVIQHFFRGTPSFFALSYFYLYLDYIYPKGGVGTFTQKLAEKITEYGGKIFTNTSVVKIIPSKNMVIDNKGNSHNYDELIWATDLKTFYKILDETNLPNYLVNKIEKEKNKVMKARSAESVLTVYLGIDEPSDSFEKISTGHFFYTPKRNGIGEFNKSWLKRIIENYENTSKEEILKWLEGFINYNTYEISIPVLRDKSMAPEGKTGLIVSFLMDYALVKKISEDGWYNEFKEYAQDIIIKNLKESIYPFIENKIIFKFTSTPLTLEKMYETSEGSIVGWSFEDEIPVPSGIFNMKKSVKTPLKNIYKAGKWAYSPAGVPTAIITGKLAADMI, encoded by the coding sequence ATGTTAAAAAAGCAAAGAAAAAAGGTAATCATAGTCGGCGGAGGGATATCAGGACTTACAGCATCTGTTTACCTGGCGAGAAAAGGTCATAATGTAACACTATTTGAAAAAAACGAGAAGTGCGGTGGTTTGGTAAATACTTTTGAATACAATGGTTTCAAACTTGAAGGTGGCGCACGCGCACTCGTGAACGCTGGTGTCATTATCCCAATGATTGAAGACCTCGGTTTAGACATAGAGATACTTAAAAATCCTATCACAATAGGTATTGAAGATAAGATACTACGTGTCAACGGTGTTGAAAGTTTAGAAGAGTATGCAAAAATTCTAGAAGATATCTATCCTGAAGCAAATAAGGAAATTGATGAATTGATATATGTTGAAAAGGAAATACTTGAATACATGAAAATCCTTTATGGCGTTGACAACCCACTCTTTTCTTTCAACAAAATAAAAGAAGAGGGAAAGCTTTTAGAGATGATGCCACGATACCTAATCTGGTTTTTTAAGTTCTTGAAGACCATAAAAAAGATAAATGAACTAAATGACCCCGTAGAAGATTATATTTCAAAATTCATCAAAAACGCTTCTTTAAAAGATATTGTGATACAACACTTTTTCCGAGGTACTCCTTCATTTTTCGCATTGAGCTACTTCTACTTATATCTCGATTACATATATCCAAAAGGTGGTGTTGGAACTTTTACACAAAAACTTGCCGAAAAGATAACCGAATATGGAGGTAAAATTTTTACTAATACATCAGTTGTAAAAATCATTCCATCAAAAAACATGGTGATTGACAACAAAGGAAATTCACACAATTACGATGAATTGATTTGGGCTACGGATTTGAAAACTTTTTACAAAATTCTTGATGAAACAAATCTGCCAAATTACTTGGTAAACAAAATTGAAAAGGAAAAAAATAAGGTGATGAAAGCACGTTCTGCTGAATCAGTTCTGACGGTATATCTTGGTATAGATGAGCCATCTGACTCGTTTGAGAAGATTTCAACAGGTCACTTCTTCTACACACCAAAAAGAAATGGAATTGGAGAATTCAACAAGTCTTGGCTTAAAAGGATTATAGAAAATTACGAAAATACAAGCAAAGAGGAAATTCTTAAATGGCTTGAAGGTTTTATTAACTACAACACATATGAAATTTCTATACCGGTTCTAAGAGACAAGAGTATGGCACCAGAAGGCAAGACTGGATTGATTGTAAGTTTCCTTATGGACTATGCTCTTGTCAAAAAGATAAGTGAAGATGGTTGGTATAACGAATTCAAAGAATACGCTCAAGACATTATAATCAAAAACTTAAAAGAAAGCATATATCCATTCATCGAAAATAAAATAATCTTTAAGTTTACTTCAACTCCACTTACCCTTGAAAAGATGTATGAAACATCAGAAGGCTCTATCGTAGGTTGGTCTTTTGAAGATGAAATACCCGTTCCTTCTGGCATTTTCAACATGAAAAAATCGGTTAAAACCCCCTTAAAAAATATATACAAGGCAGGAAAATGGGCATATTCTCCCGCTGGAGTCCCAACTGCAATAATTACAGGTAAGTTGGCTGCAGATATGATATAA